The proteins below come from a single Vicinamibacterales bacterium genomic window:
- a CDS encoding tetratricopeptide repeat protein, protein MRRRHQLCSGLVWILFLAACLAIPSTTAAQSSSALAVPAAGAQAPEAAFRGLLQRYFDAYVRKDIEAMAACWHVRGPARYGRNIVLLEFDLRSVALDTLSLRDVSADPGGGRARAVIDLTVTDAKTGRIRHERRIRDFTFLEGDDGWKIWNEASAAPQLAARLLGVPADQRDALLAREPDLASDDTLTGLGLEAGRLQSQGKFEDVLEILGLQGRLARTLGNQGVLGRTQLNSGSILMMSGRRDEAGRAFTSAREAFVADGSDGDAAACDANLANLAYAAGDFVRAADLYQRALTPFERLNDDAGMASALQGLGNALYMQTEFSRALEHYQRALAVMDRAKQIYTTAGVYQAIALVNKEQGEYAAAADAWRRALAVSETTKDRNGVARALGGIAEIFRLQGDLARALEYQTKCVAEYDRLRLPVNRASARFALGQLHALQRSFERAIEQYQQALTLDEGGGNAADAAEAGIARDLGGLGGAHFALGDADLALTEYQRSLALRERLKDDPGVMWTLIHIGVLHASRGRYDEAIAANERSLTISEASKEQSAIATALALRANASLQQGHAEDAVAAATRATEVATSIEHFDTVAYAKTVIGKAHQKAGRNDQALAALEESVAALAKVPLGPAAETFFDNRRAPYLALVDLLVGSGRTEEAFVWAERGRQRALADQLGEGGMVVSKGLTPAERDEERRLMREARTVGVKIRRERGRAHPDTDRVRTLAGQLSTLEREREKLRQTLYDSHRALRGQRAQNDAIGVSGVAPLLRLPSTVILAFAVSDARTWVFAVGRATASAPPSLLQVATIEVRADQLAQQVRKFRDAIANQGDGVDALSQDLHSLLLAPVQAAIEGRKRIIIIPDAFLWLLPFEALVTPSGHYLIEGAAISYAPSLTSLVTVAGSTPDPRAPTSLVAFADPLLGPAATSRLALLRPTAASKSPASAEREVRRASLLFAQVRRKMFFRGDARWSQVARGVATGSVLHVAVPGFLSEAAPLYSLLAMAPDGDTDGADGLTEIASFMDCELPATVAVLTRVEAGLGPNGGGDALTTLFWSLFVAGTPQVAINRWLPPATGFPVIAAFYRSFLTPSRTARPAPPEVAFSLQRAMKSTLAQPATRHPYHWAGFMVIGGR, encoded by the coding sequence GTGCGGCGCCGACATCAACTCTGCTCTGGCCTCGTATGGATCCTGTTCCTGGCAGCGTGTCTGGCCATCCCGTCCACAACAGCAGCCCAGTCCTCCTCCGCCCTGGCCGTGCCGGCCGCTGGCGCGCAGGCTCCTGAGGCAGCATTCCGTGGGCTGCTCCAGCGTTACTTCGACGCGTATGTCCGGAAGGACATCGAGGCCATGGCGGCCTGCTGGCACGTGCGCGGCCCCGCTCGCTACGGCCGAAACATCGTCCTCCTGGAATTCGATCTGCGGTCCGTCGCGCTCGACACACTGTCGCTCCGAGACGTCTCGGCGGACCCCGGCGGCGGCCGCGCGCGGGCGGTGATCGATCTGACGGTCACCGACGCCAAGACGGGGCGGATCCGCCACGAGCGCCGCATCCGTGACTTCACGTTTCTCGAGGGCGACGACGGTTGGAAGATCTGGAACGAAGCGTCTGCCGCGCCACAGCTCGCGGCCAGGCTGCTCGGAGTTCCCGCGGACCAGCGGGACGCGCTCCTCGCCCGCGAACCCGATCTGGCGTCGGACGACACGCTGACAGGCCTTGGGCTGGAGGCAGGGAGGCTGCAGAGTCAAGGCAAGTTCGAGGACGTCCTCGAGATCCTGGGGCTGCAGGGCCGGCTGGCCAGGACTCTCGGCAACCAGGGCGTGCTCGGCCGGACGCAGCTGAACTCCGGATCCATCTTGATGATGTCGGGTCGCCGCGACGAAGCCGGACGCGCGTTTACGTCGGCTCGCGAGGCCTTCGTCGCCGACGGGAGCGACGGCGATGCGGCTGCTTGCGATGCCAATCTCGCGAACCTCGCGTACGCGGCCGGCGACTTCGTGCGCGCCGCCGACCTGTATCAACGGGCGCTCACCCCGTTCGAGCGGCTGAACGACGATGCCGGCATGGCGTCCGCGCTACAAGGGCTCGGCAATGCGCTCTACATGCAGACCGAGTTCTCCCGCGCGCTCGAGCACTATCAGCGGGCGCTCGCGGTCATGGATCGGGCCAAGCAGATCTACACGACCGCGGGCGTATATCAGGCGATTGCGCTGGTCAACAAGGAACAGGGCGAGTATGCCGCCGCGGCGGACGCCTGGCGACGCGCGCTCGCCGTGAGCGAGACCACCAAGGACAGGAACGGCGTTGCGAGGGCACTGGGCGGCATCGCAGAGATCTTCCGCCTGCAGGGGGATCTGGCGAGAGCCCTCGAGTACCAGACGAAGTGCGTCGCGGAGTACGACCGCCTGCGGCTGCCGGTCAACCGGGCCAGCGCCCGGTTCGCGCTCGGCCAACTCCACGCCCTGCAGCGGAGCTTCGAACGGGCGATCGAGCAGTACCAGCAGGCACTCACGCTCGATGAAGGAGGCGGGAACGCGGCGGACGCCGCCGAGGCCGGCATCGCACGCGACCTGGGTGGTCTCGGCGGGGCGCACTTCGCGCTCGGAGACGCCGACCTCGCGCTGACCGAGTACCAGCGGAGCCTCGCCCTCCGCGAGAGACTGAAGGACGACCCCGGCGTCATGTGGACGCTGATCCACATCGGCGTCCTCCACGCCTCGCGGGGCCGGTACGACGAGGCGATTGCTGCCAACGAGCGGAGTCTCACCATCTCGGAAGCCAGCAAGGAACAATCGGCCATCGCCACGGCGCTGGCGCTGCGCGCCAATGCGTCGCTCCAACAGGGTCACGCCGAAGACGCGGTGGCCGCGGCGACCCGCGCGACCGAGGTTGCGACGTCCATCGAGCACTTCGACACCGTGGCGTATGCCAAGACGGTCATTGGCAAGGCACACCAGAAAGCGGGCCGGAACGATCAGGCGCTGGCTGCCCTCGAGGAATCGGTGGCCGCGCTGGCGAAGGTGCCGCTCGGCCCGGCTGCCGAGACGTTCTTCGACAATCGTCGTGCGCCGTACCTGGCGTTGGTCGATCTGCTCGTCGGATCGGGTCGCACGGAGGAGGCGTTCGTGTGGGCCGAGCGGGGCCGGCAGCGAGCGCTCGCCGATCAACTCGGCGAAGGCGGCATGGTCGTCAGCAAGGGTCTGACACCCGCCGAGCGCGACGAGGAACGACGGCTCATGCGCGAAGCCAGGACGGTCGGCGTCAAGATACGGCGCGAGCGCGGACGCGCACACCCCGACACCGACCGCGTGCGAACGCTTGCCGGCCAGCTCTCCACACTCGAGCGCGAGCGCGAGAAGCTGCGGCAGACTCTCTACGATTCACATCGGGCGCTCCGCGGGCAGCGCGCACAGAACGACGCGATTGGTGTGTCGGGAGTCGCTCCGCTGCTCCGTCTGCCCTCGACCGTCATCCTGGCCTTCGCCGTCAGTGACGCGCGGACCTGGGTGTTCGCCGTGGGTCGGGCGACGGCCTCCGCGCCGCCCAGCCTGCTGCAGGTGGCCACGATCGAAGTGAGAGCGGATCAACTGGCGCAGCAAGTGCGCAAGTTCCGCGACGCGATCGCAAACCAGGGTGACGGCGTTGACGCGCTCTCTCAGGACCTGCACTCGCTCCTGCTCGCACCGGTCCAGGCCGCGATCGAGGGCCGCAAGCGGATCATCATCATCCCCGACGCGTTCCTCTGGCTGCTCCCCTTCGAGGCGCTCGTCACGCCCTCGGGCCACTATCTCATCGAAGGCGCCGCAATCTCCTACGCACCCTCGCTGACGTCGCTCGTGACGGTCGCCGGTTCCACGCCCGATCCACGCGCTCCCACATCGCTCGTCGCGTTCGCTGACCCGCTGCTCGGCCCAGCCGCCACGAGCCGCCTCGCCTTGCTGAGGCCAACCGCGGCTTCCAAGTCGCCCGCGAGCGCCGAGCGAGAGGTACGTCGAGCCTCGCTGCTCTTCGCCCAGGTCCGGCGCAAGATGTTCTTCCGCGGCGACGCGCGATGGTCCCAGGTGGCGCGGGGCGTGGCGACCGGGTCCGTCCTCCATGTCGCGGTCCCAGGATTTTTGAGCGAGGCCGCTCCGCTCTACTCGTTGCTGGCGATGGCCCCCGACGGCGATACGGATGGCGCCGACGGTCTCACCGAGATCGCGTCGTTCATGGACTGCGAACTGCCGGCAACGGTGGCGGTGCTGACCAGGGTCGAGGCGGGATTGGGCCCGAACGGAGGCGGCGATGCTCTGACAACCCTGTTCTGGTCGCTGTTCGTCGCGGGGACGCCGCAAGTAGCCATCAACCGCTGGCTGCCGCCGGCCACCGGGTTTCCCGTGATCGCGGCCTTCTACCGGTCGTTCCTCACACCGTCCCGAACGGCCAGGCCCGCGCCACCCGAGGTGGCGTTCTCGCTGCAGCGCGCGATGAAATCAACGCTCGCGCAACCGGCAACGCGCCATCCGTACCACTGGGCCGGCTTCATGGTGATTGGGGGCCGGTAG
- a CDS encoding lytic transglycosylase domain-containing protein — MLRTFVLLVMTLATASVASAQIYTWRNANGTLVLSDHAPADASTSVRTFEVPHASPDLRVTRPASTVNRDAYDSLIVEHARAQRVRPDLVRAVAQVESGYNPRARSPKGAMGLMQLMPSTAALLGVRRPYDPEESIRGGVAYLRRLLDRFENNEELALAAYNAGPEAVGRYGNTVPPYRETRDYVRKVKTRTSVGVAPVTRPIYKTLAVVNGRTIPHYSDMKPASGAYEIVDNPR; from the coding sequence TTGCTGCGGACGTTCGTCCTGCTCGTGATGACTCTGGCGACCGCTTCGGTGGCAAGCGCGCAGATCTACACGTGGCGGAACGCGAACGGCACCCTCGTGCTGTCCGATCACGCGCCTGCGGACGCCTCCACCTCGGTCCGGACGTTCGAGGTCCCGCACGCCAGCCCCGATCTCCGCGTCACGAGACCGGCCTCGACGGTCAACCGCGACGCCTACGACTCGCTCATCGTCGAGCACGCACGCGCCCAACGGGTCCGACCGGACCTCGTTCGGGCGGTTGCCCAAGTCGAATCGGGCTACAATCCGCGCGCCCGGTCCCCGAAGGGCGCGATGGGCCTCATGCAGTTGATGCCGTCCACGGCCGCACTGCTCGGCGTTCGCCGTCCCTACGATCCGGAAGAGAGCATCCGCGGCGGTGTCGCATACCTGCGTCGGTTGCTCGATCGGTTCGAGAACAACGAAGAGCTTGCGCTGGCGGCCTACAATGCGGGCCCCGAGGCGGTGGGACGCTACGGGAACACGGTTCCCCCCTATCGCGAGACGAGAGACTACGTCCGGAAGGTCAAGACGCGAACATCGGTTGGCGTCGCACCCGTCACGCGCCCGATCTACAAGACCCTTGCGGTCGTGAACGGCCGCACCATCCCGCACTACTCCGACATGAAGCCCGCGTCCGGCGCCTACGAGATCGTCGACAATCCGCGTTAG